The Fortiea contorta PCC 7126 genome has a segment encoding these proteins:
- a CDS encoding ester cyclase, translating to MSNVENKAIVLQFYQAFDHRNIDQALTLLAPNFIAHMTGVPEPLDRDGFKKFGMEFYLAFTNGQHTFEDLIIEGDKVVTYGTFTATHLGEFQGIPATDKQIKLSIMHIDRVKDGQIVEHWGQGDALGLMQQLGIIFLPSPALILHMVKSYLFKLLKTTTK from the coding sequence ATGTCTAATGTAGAAAATAAAGCGATCGTGCTGCAATTTTATCAAGCTTTTGATCATCGAAATATTGACCAAGCATTAACACTTCTCGCCCCGAATTTTATTGCTCATATGACTGGTGTACCTGAACCCCTTGATAGAGATGGTTTTAAAAAGTTTGGCATGGAATTTTATTTAGCTTTCACTAATGGTCAACACACATTTGAAGACTTAATTATTGAAGGTGATAAAGTTGTCACTTACGGGACATTCACTGCTACACATCTTGGTGAATTTCAAGGTATTCCGGCAACAGATAAGCAAATAAAACTATCAATCATGCATATAGATCGTGTCAAGGATGGTCAAATTGTAGAGCATTGGGGACAGGGCGATGCGCTAGGATTAATGCAACAGTTGGGCATTATTTTTCTACCGAGTCCGGCACTAATTTTACATATGGTTAAAAGCTATTTATTTAAGCTGTTAAAAACAACAACAAAATAG
- the psbQ gene encoding photosystem II protein PsbQ: MARQRSVFSLILVILATFLISCGGPSVAVAPPTYTAAQLEKIQEYAPDIQAVRDRSQELQKWIDKQDWINVENFIHGPITEAKLNFTYITPNLLPKVQPTARQITRDLSKHLIKIDQAARTRNTQLALSNYEAAFADIDKFIELLPKTS; encoded by the coding sequence ATGGCGCGTCAACGCTCTGTTTTTTCTTTAATATTAGTAATCTTGGCGACATTCTTGATCAGTTGTGGTGGGCCTAGTGTCGCAGTTGCACCTCCCACTTACACAGCAGCACAACTAGAAAAAATTCAGGAATACGCTCCTGATATTCAAGCTGTGCGCGATCGCTCACAAGAACTGCAAAAATGGATCGACAAGCAAGATTGGATCAATGTGGAGAACTTCATCCACGGCCCCATCACAGAGGCGAAACTGAACTTCACCTACATCACTCCTAACCTCTTACCCAAGGTACAACCCACCGCACGCCAAATAACGCGGGATTTGTCCAAACACCTGATTAAAATCGATCAAGCCGCGAGAACTCGTAACACTCAACTAGCTTTGAGTAATTACGAAGCTGCTTTCGCAGACATTGACAAATTCATCGAACTGCTGCCTAAGACGAGTTAG
- a CDS encoding thiol-disulfide oxidoreductase DCC family protein, with product MNYYVIYDGNCHLCVTLVQLLETLDQGKLFRYTPMQDEKMLRQWGITPEDCQQGMILIDGQAPEKRWQGSDAAEEIGRLLPVGSIFIDAYRALPGMKWVGDRFYAQIRDNRYTLFGKRSSTYQSAYCADGNCQVDNQ from the coding sequence ATGAACTACTACGTAATCTACGACGGAAATTGTCATCTTTGCGTTACCTTAGTGCAATTATTAGAAACCTTAGATCAAGGAAAATTGTTTCGCTACACACCTATGCAAGATGAAAAGATGCTGAGACAATGGGGAATTACACCCGAAGATTGTCAACAGGGAATGATTTTGATTGATGGTCAAGCACCTGAAAAACGTTGGCAAGGTAGCGATGCAGCTGAAGAAATTGGGAGATTATTACCAGTTGGCAGTATATTTATAGATGCTTATCGCGCCTTACCAGGGATGAAATGGGTAGGGGACAGATTTTATGCTCAAATTCGGGATAATCGCTATACTCTTTTTGGCAAGCGCTCCAGTACCTATCAATCTGCATATTGTGCTGATGGTAACTGTCAGGTAGATAATCAATAA
- a CDS encoding NAD(P)/FAD-dependent oxidoreductase yields the protein MNVVIIGCGVIGAAIAYELSLVKGINITVFDCQPPAQASTGAALGVLVGVVSQKIQGKAWRWRETSIQRYETLIPELEAITKQKIPYNRQGILSLCSEEENFAKWQSLQSIRHSQGWELEIWDNDKLKSICPQVDNPKIIGAVYSPQDRQLNPTALTLALVAAAQHHGVTFKFGVTVLKPAPKTDDEPTKCDAVETTAGKITADWFIVAAGLGSTPLTAEFKQMIDIRPVLGQALQVRLGHVLGNPNFQPAITGNDVHIVPVGGGDYWLGATVEFPNDGNEILPNDQLLVSVRQQAIAFCPELAQANIVRTWSGLRPRPEGRPAPIIEKLPGFNNVLLATGHYRNGVLLAPATAYAIREMITSSSLQS from the coding sequence ATGAACGTAGTGATCATCGGTTGCGGTGTAATTGGGGCGGCGATCGCCTATGAACTTAGTCTAGTTAAAGGTATCAACATCACCGTTTTTGATTGTCAACCACCAGCACAAGCCTCTACAGGTGCGGCGTTGGGTGTATTGGTGGGTGTAGTTAGTCAAAAAATTCAGGGTAAGGCTTGGCGATGGCGAGAAACTAGTATACAACGCTATGAAACCTTAATTCCAGAGTTAGAAGCTATCACCAAGCAAAAAATCCCTTACAATCGCCAAGGAATTCTCAGTCTTTGCAGCGAAGAAGAAAATTTCGCAAAATGGCAAAGTCTCCAGTCAATTCGCCACTCTCAAGGTTGGGAGTTAGAAATTTGGGACAATGATAAACTCAAAAGCATCTGTCCACAGGTAGATAATCCCAAAATAATCGGCGCTGTCTATTCTCCTCAAGACCGCCAACTCAATCCTACAGCTTTAACCTTAGCTTTAGTTGCAGCAGCGCAACATCACGGCGTGACTTTTAAATTTGGCGTCACAGTGTTGAAACCAGCGCCAAAAACTGATGACGAACCCACAAAATGTGATGCAGTCGAGACGACAGCAGGAAAAATTACTGCAGATTGGTTTATAGTTGCAGCGGGGTTAGGTTCAACACCGCTGACCGCAGAATTTAAGCAGATGATTGATATCCGTCCGGTGTTAGGACAAGCGTTACAAGTCCGCTTAGGTCACGTGTTGGGAAATCCTAATTTCCAACCAGCGATTACTGGTAATGATGTTCATATTGTACCGGTGGGTGGCGGTGATTATTGGTTGGGTGCGACGGTCGAGTTTCCCAATGATGGAAATGAGATCCTACCCAATGATCAATTATTGGTATCTGTCAGACAACAAGCGATCGCCTTTTGTCCAGAATTAGCACAAGCAAATATCGTCCGCACTTGGTCGGGTTTACGTCCCCGTCCCGAAGGGCGCCCAGCACCAATTATAGAAAAGTTACCAGGGTTTAATAATGTCCTCCTCGCCACGGGACACTATCGCAACGGCGTTTTGTTAGCACCCGCCACAGCTTATGCAATTCGTGAGATGATTACTTCTAGCAGTTTGCAATCATAA
- a CDS encoding aldo/keto reductase, whose translation MRYKLLGKSGLRVSELCLGTMTFGEDWGWGASKDESSKVFDLFVEAGGNFIDTANGYTDGSSEKIVGELIAQERERYVLATKYSFPLRMNDGKGDPNASGNHRKNLIQSLEGSLKRLNTDYIDLFWLHAWDFTTPVEEVMRSLDDVVRQGKVLYIGISDTPAWIIAQANTIAQFQGWTQFVALQIEYSLIQRTPERDLLPLAKAFDLAVTPWSPLGGGVLTGKYNQPLREGEEAGRLANGSMGSISEQNLKIAEVVSQVAAEIGRTPSQVALAWLRAQSGVMIPIIGARKASQFQDNLASLDVTLSPEHLERLNTISQIELGFPHDFLQNDTIRDRLFGGTFSNLDNHRS comes from the coding sequence ATGAGATATAAATTATTGGGCAAAAGTGGGTTGAGAGTTTCGGAACTCTGCTTAGGAACGATGACTTTTGGTGAGGATTGGGGCTGGGGTGCGTCGAAGGATGAAAGCAGCAAAGTTTTTGACTTGTTTGTGGAAGCTGGAGGTAATTTTATTGACACTGCTAATGGATACACTGATGGTAGCAGTGAAAAAATTGTTGGTGAGTTGATCGCCCAGGAGCGGGAACGCTATGTCTTGGCGACTAAATATTCTTTTCCTCTGCGGATGAATGATGGTAAGGGCGACCCGAATGCTAGCGGGAACCATCGCAAGAACTTGATCCAGTCTTTGGAAGGTAGTCTCAAAAGGCTGAATACGGACTATATTGATTTGTTTTGGTTACACGCTTGGGACTTCACTACACCTGTGGAAGAGGTGATGCGATCGCTTGATGATGTCGTTCGCCAAGGAAAAGTTTTATACATTGGCATTTCTGATACACCAGCTTGGATTATTGCCCAAGCCAATACTATCGCCCAATTTCAAGGTTGGACGCAGTTTGTCGCTCTGCAAATAGAGTATAGTTTGATTCAGCGGACACCAGAACGTGATTTGTTGCCTTTAGCGAAAGCCTTTGATTTAGCGGTGACACCGTGGTCGCCTTTGGGTGGTGGTGTCCTCACAGGTAAGTATAATCAGCCACTGCGGGAAGGGGAGGAAGCAGGACGACTGGCTAATGGAAGTATGGGAAGTATTTCCGAGCAGAATTTAAAGATCGCTGAGGTTGTCAGTCAAGTAGCCGCAGAGATAGGGCGCACACCCTCACAAGTAGCTCTGGCTTGGTTGCGTGCTCAAAGCGGCGTGATGATCCCGATTATTGGCGCTCGCAAAGCCAGCCAATTTCAAGATAATTTAGCCAGTCTGGATGTCACCTTGTCACCAGAACACCTGGAACGCTTGAATACAATTAGCCAAATTGAGCTAGGTTTTCCCCATGATTTCTTACAAAATGACACGATCCGCGATCGCCTTTTCGGTGGCACATTCAGTAATCTAGACAACCACCGCAGCTAA
- a CDS encoding alpha/beta fold hydrolase, which produces MSLTEHKIKVDSLEWFYRQSSPAGQTDLLPVLLLHGIVSQSYSWRHILPALANQGTRAIAPDWIGYGFSATPEKRDFAYTPDAFITALEAFIQAIEIERFSLVVQGFLGSVGLQYALRHPEKIANLVILNTPVSPEAKLPWKIKQMGLPLAGEMMTQDPLLVDRTLEGGSRFRIEDRDLDVYRKPFLKSSAPGRALLATIRNLQLEPAMSEIASGFKEWQKPILVQWGMIDPWLSIDIAQNFVNSAHNAELIKLNNVGHYPQEHYHEAILADLLPFVRCTKSEN; this is translated from the coding sequence GTGTCGTTAACAGAACATAAAATAAAAGTAGATTCTTTAGAATGGTTTTATCGCCAATCTTCACCTGCTGGTCAAACTGATTTATTACCTGTGTTATTGCTGCATGGGATAGTTTCGCAAAGTTATAGTTGGCGTCATATTTTACCAGCTTTAGCTAACCAAGGTACAAGAGCGATCGCCCCAGATTGGATTGGTTATGGCTTTTCTGCTACACCAGAAAAAAGAGATTTTGCTTATACCCCCGATGCCTTTATTACAGCTTTAGAAGCATTTATTCAAGCCATCGAAATTGAACGATTTTCTTTAGTTGTGCAAGGTTTTTTAGGTTCCGTAGGATTACAATATGCTTTGCGTCATCCAGAAAAAATTGCTAATCTCGTTATTTTGAATACTCCAGTTTCACCAGAGGCTAAATTACCTTGGAAAATTAAACAAATGGGTCTACCTCTAGCAGGAGAAATGATGACTCAAGACCCGCTTTTAGTTGACCGCACCCTAGAAGGTGGTAGCCGTTTTCGCATCGAGGATCGAGATTTAGATGTTTACCGTAAACCATTTTTAAAAAGTTCTGCACCCGGACGCGCTCTGTTAGCAACTATTCGCAATTTACAACTTGAACCAGCCATGAGCGAAATTGCATCTGGGTTTAAAGAATGGCAAAAACCAATTTTAGTGCAATGGGGGATGATTGACCCTTGGTTATCAATCGACATAGCGCAAAATTTTGTTAATTCTGCTCATAACGCCGAATTAATCAAACTTAATAACGTTGGACATT